A part of Sulfurimonas sp. HSL-1716 genomic DNA contains:
- a CDS encoding radical SAM protein, whose amino-acid sequence MFRLSNLIASVVEDKPERNLNGTIAIWNFTNRCNLSCLHCYSKSTLDEVDTLTTEQIKKTILQMKENGIKFIIFSGGEPLTRKDIFEIADFCKENGIITYLSSNGLYFTTKNVQKIVDTFNYVGISIDGDEETHDYFRGLKGAFKETLKAVLLANSTGAKVGIRFTMTKDTIDSLEYIFDLAEKNNIPKIYISHLVYSGRGLDNLKMDLTKEQRRKAVEFILKKAFEYYKTKRDIEIVTGNMEQDAVLFLNEFSKHYPELKEKMRDRLVKWGGNSAGRKLLNINSEGDVRPDPFFPVLIGNIINEDFGTIWQKGELLDRLRIHPRELSGICADCQQIDICNGGSRARAFAMSGDLWSEDPSCYLTLEERRID is encoded by the coding sequence ATGTTTAGGCTGTCAAACTTAATAGCATCTGTCGTCGAAGACAAGCCGGAGCGGAATCTAAACGGTACGATAGCGATCTGGAACTTTACAAACAGGTGTAATCTTTCATGTCTGCATTGTTACTCCAAGTCTACTTTAGACGAGGTCGATACGCTGACTACCGAGCAGATCAAAAAAACGATCCTGCAGATGAAAGAGAACGGGATCAAGTTTATTATCTTTTCGGGTGGGGAACCTTTAACAAGAAAAGATATCTTTGAGATCGCCGATTTTTGTAAAGAGAACGGAATCATTACGTATCTTTCGAGTAACGGATTGTACTTTACCACGAAAAACGTGCAAAAGATAGTAGATACGTTCAATTATGTCGGTATCAGTATAGACGGGGATGAAGAAACGCATGATTATTTCCGCGGACTAAAAGGTGCTTTTAAAGAAACCCTAAAAGCGGTTCTGCTGGCGAATTCGACCGGAGCAAAAGTCGGGATCCGTTTTACAATGACAAAAGACACTATAGACTCTTTGGAGTATATCTTCGATCTGGCGGAAAAAAACAATATTCCCAAAATATATATATCGCATCTCGTCTATTCGGGACGCGGGCTTGACAATTTGAAGATGGATCTGACAAAAGAACAAAGACGCAAAGCCGTCGAGTTTATTTTGAAAAAAGCGTTCGAGTATTATAAAACAAAAAGAGATATCGAGATCGTTACGGGGAACATGGAACAAGACGCCGTCTTGTTCTTAAACGAGTTTTCAAAACATTACCCGGAGCTAAAAGAGAAGATGAGAGACAGACTGGTAAAATGGGGCGGAAACAGTGCGGGAAGAAAACTTTTAAATATAAACAGTGAAGGAGATGTTCGTCCTGATCCGTTTTTTCCGGTGCTCATAGGCAATATAATTAACGAAGATTTTGGTACTATATGGCAAAAAGGAGAGCTTCTGGACAGATTAAGGATACATCCGCGGGAATTATCCGGAATATGCGCCGATTGTCAGCAGATAGATATATGCAACGGCGGTTCACGTGCGAGGGCTTTTGCCATGAGCGGTGATTTATGGAGCGAAGACCCGTCGTGTTACTTAACTTTAGAAGAAAGAAGGATAGATTAA